A window of Luoshenia tenuis contains these coding sequences:
- the trpS gene encoding tryptophan--tRNA ligase, with the protein MEAERKKIVFSGIQPSGTLTLGNYIGAIRSWVEIQEQYNCLYCVVDEHAITVRQVASELRARTMSTLALLIACGLDPEKNIMFVQSHVSGHAELGWILNCYTYMGELQRMTQFKEKSQKHADNINAGLFDYPVLMAADILLYQADLVPVGVDQKQHLELTRDIAIRFNNLYGDVFTVPEPYIPKVGARVMSLQDPTRKMSKSDEAQTYIALLDKPEDIRRKFKRAVTDSDAEIRYDPEHKPGVSNLLDIYAAMTGTAIEKAVAAFEGQGYGVLKERVADAVIAKLEPVQQEHARLMADKAHLSAIMAQGAEQAARLAGRTLSKVKKKVGFILP; encoded by the coding sequence ATGGAAGCGGAACGCAAAAAGATCGTCTTTAGCGGCATCCAGCCCAGCGGTACGCTGACGCTGGGCAACTATATCGGGGCCATCCGCTCCTGGGTGGAGATCCAGGAGCAGTACAACTGCCTTTACTGCGTGGTGGATGAGCACGCCATCACCGTGCGCCAGGTGGCAAGCGAGCTGCGCGCCCGCACGATGAGCACCCTGGCACTGCTGATCGCCTGCGGGCTGGACCCGGAAAAGAACATCATGTTCGTCCAGTCCCACGTGTCCGGCCACGCGGAGCTTGGCTGGATCCTCAACTGCTATACCTACATGGGCGAGCTGCAACGCATGACCCAGTTTAAGGAAAAATCCCAAAAGCATGCCGATAACATCAACGCAGGGCTCTTCGATTATCCGGTGCTGATGGCGGCGGACATCCTGCTCTACCAGGCGGATCTGGTACCCGTGGGCGTGGACCAAAAGCAGCACCTGGAGCTGACGCGGGACATCGCCATCCGCTTTAACAACCTCTATGGGGACGTGTTTACCGTGCCCGAGCCCTACATCCCCAAGGTGGGCGCCCGGGTGATGAGCCTGCAGGACCCCACCCGCAAGATGTCCAAGTCCGACGAGGCGCAGACCTACATCGCCCTTTTGGATAAACCGGAGGATATCCGCCGCAAGTTCAAGCGCGCGGTGACCGATTCGGACGCGGAGATCCGCTACGACCCGGAGCATAAGCCAGGGGTGAGCAACCTGCTGGACATCTACGCCGCCATGACCGGTACCGCCATCGAAAAGGCGGTGGCGGCGTTTGAAGGGCAGGGCTACGGCGTCCTGAAAGAGCGGGTGGCCGATGCCGTCATCGCCAAGCTCGAGCCTGTGCAGCAGGAGCACGCCCGCCTGATGGCGGATAAGGCGCACCTGTCGGCCATCATGGCCCAGGGGGCGGAGCAGGCCGCGCGCCTGGCCGGGCGCACGCTTTCCAAGGTCAAAAAGAAGGTAGGCTTTATCCTACCGTAA
- a CDS encoding SDR family oxidoreductase, which produces MGIIEKLRLDGKKAFVTGGARGIGKAIATALAEAGADVAIVDVDIDEAQKTAQEIAAANGCKTLALKCDVTDKEQVDATIAEIRGQFGRIDAAFCNAGICINVPAEEMTYEQWKKVIDINLNGVFLTAQAAGKVMLEQGAGSIINTASMSGHIVNFPQPQCAYNASKAGVIMLTKSMAVEWAKKGVRVNCISPGYIGTDLINNAEHLKPLIKIWNEQGPLGRLGSPEELQAIAVYLAGDSSAFTTGSDFVIDGAFTCV; this is translated from the coding sequence ATGGGCATCATTGAAAAACTTCGGTTAGACGGCAAAAAGGCCTTTGTCACCGGCGGCGCCCGGGGCATAGGCAAGGCCATCGCCACGGCGCTGGCTGAGGCGGGGGCGGACGTGGCCATCGTGGATGTGGACATCGACGAGGCCCAAAAGACGGCCCAGGAGATCGCCGCGGCCAACGGCTGCAAGACCCTGGCCCTCAAGTGCGATGTGACGGATAAAGAGCAGGTGGACGCCACCATCGCCGAGATCCGCGGCCAGTTCGGCCGGATCGACGCGGCTTTTTGCAACGCGGGCATCTGCATCAACGTCCCTGCGGAGGAGATGACCTACGAGCAGTGGAAAAAGGTGATCGACATCAACCTAAACGGCGTGTTCCTCACCGCCCAGGCTGCGGGCAAGGTGATGCTGGAGCAGGGCGCAGGCTCGATCATCAACACCGCCTCTATGAGCGGGCATATCGTCAACTTCCCTCAGCCCCAGTGCGCGTATAACGCCTCCAAGGCCGGGGTGATCATGCTCACCAAATCCATGGCGGTGGAATGGGCCAAAAAGGGTGTGCGGGTCAACTGCATCAGCCCCGGGTATATCGGTACGGATCTGATCAACAATGCTGAGCACTTAAAGCCCCTCATCAAGATCTGGAACGAGCAGGGCCCGCTGGGCCGGCTGGGCAGCCCCGAGGAGCTGCAGGCCATCGCCGTGTATCTGGCGGGGGATTCCAGCGCCTTTACCACGGGCAGCGACTTTGTCATCGACGGCGCTTTCACCTGCGTGTAA
- a CDS encoding putative heavy metal-binding protein, which yields MIITTTPSVEGRRITDYYGIVFGEVVSGVDFIKDFAAGLRNFFGGRSGSYEGELIEAREAALQEMAERARALGADAVVGVDIDYEVLGEGGSMLMVTASGTAVRLGA from the coding sequence ATGATCATCACCACTACGCCCAGCGTCGAAGGGCGGCGCATTACTGACTATTACGGCATCGTGTTTGGAGAGGTGGTCTCCGGCGTGGACTTTATCAAGGATTTTGCGGCCGGCCTGCGCAACTTTTTCGGCGGCCGCTCGGGCAGTTACGAGGGCGAATTGATCGAGGCGCGGGAGGCCGCCCTGCAGGAGATGGCAGAGCGCGCCCGGGCGCTGGGCGCGGACGCGGTGGTGGGCGTGGATATCGATTATGAGGTGCTGGGCGAAGGCGGCAGCATGCTGATGGTCACCGCCAGCGGCACCGCGGTGCGGCTGGGGGCCTAA
- a CDS encoding FUSC family protein, translated as MTRWPGVGMRMLKSVLAVWLCLMLGLLRPGGMPFYSAIAAVLCTQPDVRGSLKVGLNRTVGTLLGGAAGMGMLYALKGMGVPALGAGHYTLIALALLPLMYLTVLLEKRPATYITCVVFLSVTISHGADSVPWLFALNRVVDTLIGIAVALAVNFLLPGGRGGERLKRGKGDALRPTK; from the coding sequence ATGACCAGGTGGCCCGGCGTGGGGATGCGGATGCTCAAAAGCGTGCTGGCCGTTTGGCTGTGCCTGATGCTGGGGCTTTTGCGCCCGGGCGGCATGCCCTTTTACTCGGCCATCGCGGCGGTGCTGTGCACCCAGCCGGACGTGCGGGGCAGCCTGAAGGTGGGGCTGAACCGCACGGTGGGCACGCTGTTGGGCGGCGCGGCGGGCATGGGCATGCTCTACGCCTTAAAGGGGATGGGCGTGCCGGCGCTGGGGGCGGGGCACTATACCCTGATCGCCCTGGCCCTGCTGCCGCTGATGTATCTGACGGTGCTGCTGGAAAAGCGGCCGGCCACTTATATCACCTGCGTGGTGTTTTTGAGCGTGACCATCTCCCACGGCGCGGACAGCGTCCCCTGGCTTTTTGCCCTCAACCGCGTGGTGGATACCCTGATCGGCATCGCCGTGGCGCTGGCGGTCAACTTTCTGCTGCCCGGCGGCCGCGGGGGAGAGCGCCTGAAACGTGGAAAGGGAGACGCCTTGCGCCCCACAAAATAG
- the gltA gene encoding NADPH-dependent glutamate synthase, whose translation MAFERNMDPKKTPMPTQDAEKRSHNFEEVALGYTYEMAVAEARRCLHCKNKPCQSACPVAIDIPGFIGRIAEEDLQGAWEILSASTALPAVCGRVCPQEHQCEGKCVRGIKGEPVGIGRLERFVADWHNAREDQKTEKPKANGHKVAIVGSGPAGLTCAGELAKMGYEVTVYEALHQAGGVLVYGIPEFRLPKAIVAQEIEGLKKLGVKVETNMVIGKVLTIDDLFDMGNEAIFVGSGAGLPRFMNIPGENLKGVYSANEYLTRVNLMKAYQQDSKTPIQRSQKVAVVGGGNVAMDAARCARRMGADEVTIVYRRSMNELPARKEEVEHALEEGIAFKTLSDPIEVLGDENGFVCGLRCIAMELGEPDESGRRRPVPVKDSAFDIPVDAVIVAIGTSPNPLIRKTTPGLETNKRGCIITEDEGGLTSRDGVYAGGDAVTGAATVILSMGAGKEAAKAMDAYIKGKNQ comes from the coding sequence ATGGCGTTTGAGCGGAATATGGACCCTAAAAAGACCCCCATGCCCACGCAGGATGCGGAAAAGCGCAGCCATAACTTTGAGGAGGTAGCCCTGGGCTACACTTATGAGATGGCCGTTGCCGAGGCGCGGCGCTGCCTGCACTGCAAAAACAAACCCTGCCAGAGCGCCTGCCCGGTGGCCATCGACATCCCGGGCTTTATCGGCAGGATCGCCGAGGAGGACCTGCAGGGCGCCTGGGAGATCCTCTCGGCCTCTACGGCGCTGCCGGCGGTGTGCGGCCGGGTCTGCCCGCAGGAGCACCAGTGCGAGGGCAAGTGCGTGCGCGGCATCAAGGGCGAGCCGGTGGGCATCGGGCGCTTAGAGCGCTTTGTGGCCGACTGGCATAACGCCAGGGAGGATCAAAAAACCGAAAAGCCTAAGGCCAACGGGCATAAGGTGGCCATCGTGGGCAGCGGCCCGGCGGGGCTGACCTGCGCCGGCGAATTGGCCAAGATGGGTTACGAGGTCACGGTGTACGAGGCGCTGCACCAGGCCGGCGGCGTGCTGGTATACGGCATCCCCGAGTTCCGTCTGCCCAAGGCCATCGTGGCCCAGGAGATAGAAGGGCTGAAAAAGCTGGGCGTTAAGGTGGAGACCAACATGGTCATCGGCAAGGTGCTGACCATTGACGACCTGTTTGACATGGGCAACGAGGCCATCTTCGTAGGCTCCGGCGCGGGGCTGCCCCGGTTTATGAACATCCCCGGGGAGAATTTGAAAGGGGTGTACTCGGCCAACGAGTACCTCACCCGCGTCAACCTGATGAAGGCCTATCAGCAGGATAGCAAGACCCCCATCCAGCGCAGCCAAAAGGTGGCGGTGGTCGGCGGGGGCAACGTGGCCATGGACGCGGCCCGCTGCGCCCGGCGCATGGGGGCGGACGAGGTTACCATCGTCTACCGCCGCTCGATGAACGAGCTGCCCGCCCGTAAAGAAGAGGTGGAGCACGCCTTAGAGGAGGGCATCGCCTTTAAGACCCTGTCCGACCCCATCGAGGTGCTGGGGGATGAGAACGGCTTTGTCTGCGGCCTGCGCTGCATTGCGATGGAGCTGGGCGAGCCGGACGAGAGCGGGCGGCGCCGGCCGGTGCCGGTAAAGGACTCGGCCTTTGATATCCCGGTGGACGCGGTGATCGTGGCCATCGGCACCAGCCCCAATCCGCTGATCCGCAAGACCACCCCGGGGCTTGAGACCAACAAGCGCGGCTGCATCATCACCGAGGACGAGGGCGGGCTGACCAGCCGGGACGGCGTGTACGCCGGCGGCGACGCGGTGACCGGCGCGGCTACGGTGATCCTGTCCATGGGCGCGGGCAAGGAAGCCGCCAAGGCCATGGACGCCTATATCAAAGGGAAGAATCAGTAA
- a CDS encoding sulfide/dihydroorotate dehydrogenase-like FAD/NAD-binding protein, whose protein sequence is MFEIVKKEPLNATVTKMVVKAPLIARKAQPGQFIIFRALPDSERIPLTIADYDREKGTVTIIFQIVGRGTMELNTLNVGDSINDFVGPLGTPSHLDGLKKVAVVGGGVGCAIAYPVAKKLHKMGAQVHAITGFRNKELVILEQDFRDISDVYKIVTDDGSYGEKGLVTDALEQLIKEGNQYDEVFAIGPLIMMKFVCLLTKKYGIKTVVSMNPIMIDGTGMCGGCRLTVGGETKFACVDGPDFDGHLVDFDEAMKRGAMYRQFEAREREEECELMQKEVEG, encoded by the coding sequence ATGTTTGAGATCGTCAAAAAAGAGCCTTTGAACGCCACGGTCACCAAGATGGTGGTCAAAGCGCCGTTAATCGCCCGCAAGGCACAGCCCGGGCAATTCATTATCTTTCGCGCGCTGCCCGACAGCGAGCGCATCCCGCTGACCATTGCGGATTATGACCGGGAAAAAGGCACCGTCACCATCATCTTCCAGATCGTGGGCCGGGGCACGATGGAGCTGAACACCTTAAACGTAGGGGATAGCATCAACGACTTTGTGGGCCCCTTGGGCACCCCCAGCCACCTGGACGGGCTTAAAAAAGTGGCCGTGGTGGGCGGGGGCGTGGGCTGCGCCATCGCCTATCCCGTAGCCAAAAAGCTGCACAAGATGGGCGCGCAGGTGCACGCCATCACGGGCTTCCGCAATAAGGAGCTGGTGATCCTCGAGCAGGATTTCCGGGACATCAGCGACGTGTATAAGATCGTCACCGACGATGGCAGCTATGGCGAAAAGGGCCTGGTGACAGATGCCCTGGAGCAGCTGATCAAAGAGGGCAACCAGTATGACGAGGTATTCGCCATCGGCCCGCTGATCATGATGAAGTTCGTCTGTCTGCTCACTAAAAAGTACGGCATCAAGACCGTGGTGTCCATGAACCCCATCATGATCGACGGGACGGGCATGTGCGGGGGCTGCCGGCTGACCGTGGGTGGAGAGACCAAGTTCGCCTGTGTGGACGGGCCGGACTTTGACGGCCACCTGGTGGACTTTGACGAGGCCATGAAGCGCGGGGCCATGTACCGCCAGTTTGAAGCCCGGGAGCGGGAGGAAGAGTGCGAGCTGATGCAAAAGGAGGTCGAAGGCTGA
- a CDS encoding iron-containing alcohol dehydrogenase translates to MARFTLPRDIYYGKGTMEELKNLDGKKAIIVLGGGSMKRFGFVDKAVNYLKEAGIEVQLFENVEPDPSVETVMKGAQAMREFEPDWIISMGGGSPIDAAKAMWVFYEYPDAKFEDLITPFSFPKLRTKAKFLAIPSTSGTATEVTAFSVITDYAKGIKYPLADFNITPDVAIVDPDLAETMPPKLTAHTGMDALTHAIEAYVSTLNSPFTDPLAIKAIQMVFEFLPASFAGDMKAREQMHYAQCLAGMAFSNALLGIVHSMAHKTGAAFETGHIPHGCANAMYLPFVIQYNAKDETAKKRYADIARAVGLEGKDDCELVNALCKKIDAYNVALNIPKTLKAFGINEDEFKRKVASIAELAVGDACTGSNPRAITPKEMEKLLECCYYGTEVDF, encoded by the coding sequence ATGGCACGTTTTACACTTCCCCGCGACATCTATTACGGTAAAGGCACCATGGAAGAGCTCAAGAACCTGGATGGCAAAAAGGCCATCATTGTTCTGGGCGGCGGCTCGATGAAGCGCTTCGGCTTCGTAGACAAAGCGGTGAATTATCTGAAAGAGGCTGGCATCGAGGTCCAGCTGTTTGAAAACGTAGAGCCCGATCCGTCGGTGGAGACGGTGATGAAGGGCGCCCAGGCCATGCGCGAGTTTGAGCCGGACTGGATCATCTCCATGGGCGGGGGCAGCCCCATCGACGCGGCCAAGGCCATGTGGGTGTTCTACGAGTATCCCGACGCCAAGTTTGAGGACCTGATCACCCCGTTTAGCTTCCCCAAACTGCGCACCAAAGCCAAATTCTTAGCCATCCCGTCTACCTCCGGTACGGCGACCGAAGTGACGGCCTTCTCCGTCATTACGGATTACGCCAAAGGGATCAAATACCCGCTGGCAGACTTTAATATCACCCCGGATGTGGCCATTGTCGACCCGGATCTGGCCGAGACGATGCCCCCCAAGCTCACGGCCCACACCGGCATGGACGCCCTGACCCACGCCATCGAAGCGTACGTTTCCACGCTTAACTCCCCCTTCACCGATCCGCTGGCGATCAAGGCGATCCAGATGGTATTCGAGTTCCTGCCCGCCTCTTTTGCAGGCGACATGAAAGCGCGCGAGCAGATGCACTACGCCCAGTGTCTGGCCGGTATGGCGTTTAGCAACGCCCTGCTTGGCATCGTACACTCCATGGCGCATAAGACCGGCGCGGCCTTTGAGACCGGGCACATCCCCCACGGGTGCGCCAACGCCATGTATCTGCCCTTCGTGATTCAATATAACGCCAAGGATGAGACCGCCAAAAAGCGCTATGCCGATATCGCCCGGGCTGTGGGTCTGGAGGGCAAGGACGATTGCGAGCTGGTCAATGCCCTTTGCAAGAAGATCGACGCCTACAACGTGGCGCTGAACATCCCCAAGACCCTCAAAGCGTTTGGCATCAACGAGGACGAGTTCAAGCGCAAGGTCGCTTCCATCGCGGAATTGGCGGTGGGGGATGCCTGCACCGGCTCCAACCCGCGCGCCATTACGCCCAAGGAGATGGAGAAGCTGCTGGAGTGCTGCTACTACGGCACGGAAGTGGATTTCTAA
- a CDS encoding FlgD immunoglobulin-like domain containing protein has product MEQQPQRRPAPQGGPHKKPNAAAIAKRVRKEKRTIAILSVFSVALAVGIYFMADFLIVNQSPALTTIPIASSTESAEEIIPPKAGPAVTAIELADTLYVPSEGAMTIKYLVDQDCQVHVSIQKPDGTTVRRLNEEWLDVKAGVNRITWDGKDENGKTLAEGKYQVLVDAGIDGDITGTETKDFTVAYSRATPTPQATAKPTAKATVKPTAKPTEKPTAKPTAEPTAKPTAEPTAKPTVKPTAEPTAKPTAEPTAKPTQTPTNSPAAPTPDDGDHE; this is encoded by the coding sequence ATGGAGCAACAACCGCAGAGAAGGCCGGCCCCCCAGGGCGGGCCCCATAAAAAGCCCAATGCCGCCGCCATTGCCAAGCGCGTGCGCAAAGAGAAGCGCACCATCGCTATTTTAAGCGTATTTTCGGTGGCGCTGGCCGTGGGCATCTATTTCATGGCGGATTTTTTGATCGTCAACCAGAGCCCGGCGCTGACCACGATCCCGATCGCCTCGTCCACCGAGTCGGCTGAGGAGATCATCCCGCCCAAGGCGGGCCCGGCGGTCACCGCCATCGAGCTGGCCGATACCCTGTACGTGCCCAGCGAGGGCGCGATGACCATTAAGTATTTGGTGGATCAGGATTGCCAGGTGCACGTTTCCATCCAGAAGCCGGACGGCACCACCGTGCGCCGCTTGAATGAGGAGTGGCTGGACGTCAAGGCGGGCGTGAACCGCATCACCTGGGATGGTAAGGACGAAAACGGCAAGACCCTGGCCGAGGGCAAGTATCAGGTACTGGTGGACGCCGGTATCGATGGGGACATCACCGGCACCGAGACCAAGGACTTTACGGTGGCCTATTCCCGCGCCACCCCCACGCCGCAGGCTACGGCAAAGCCCACCGCCAAGGCCACGGTGAAGCCTACGGCCAAACCTACGGAGAAACCTACCGCGAAACCTACGGCTGAGCCTACCGCTAAGCCTACGGCTGAGCCGACTGCTAAGCCAACGGTTAAACCTACGGCTGAGCCTACCGCCAAACCCACGGCTGAACCGACTGCTAAACCTACGCAAACCCCTACGAATAGCCCGGCGGCCCCTACCCCGGATGACGGGGATCACGAGTAG
- a CDS encoding polysaccharide deacetylase family protein, with amino-acid sequence MPQKKNTARARARRRYRFKPRPTFMLALAVLVLIGGFFGVKALVDNGKVSGASARFIQLLNEGQVDAAREYLDTEVAGMGALHERTVQQITQHLNAKVEAFSALARKDIDKEDAALSDVPADLAALDRFPDLVSAKVHSELQGAVQQYISEQLPYEQMARFIQNYRLLPFAGELCDEYSAQAAAYYESRDHYEKGMAASDSGDYATAVEELALVIPEDAAYYGKAQEVQAVNLEKLLPSAMAESEKLYQAGDYEGAYALVERAAAFFPNDTALQNRVNDYKNALEQYEESLVSYSGPVEHVFTHCLIAYPEICYSSPEMMKSLDTDCLTPKEFTKIIQSLYDKGYILIDINALVGKSEEQDGKIYVSDLKLPKGKKPLVLSVDDVVYDARKAGTGMVDKLILDSEGNIATYTKHADGTEEVRYDNEVFPIIDAFVKEHPDFSFKGAKGTLFLTGFQGILGYRTQHDSPLDREAEIEAVKPVIARLKETGWNFGSHSYGHGHMEQKYDLEKMKDDTQKWHDEVESLVGETQVFAYPYGEKVTYGSEKWQVLYDDGFRIFCGVGPKPYLKLEKNGDALFQDRRPFDGYSLRNSRERNLDLFDANEVIDSVRPATAP; translated from the coding sequence ATGCCGCAAAAGAAAAACACGGCCCGCGCGCGGGCCCGCAGGCGCTACCGCTTTAAGCCCCGGCCCACCTTTATGCTGGCCCTGGCCGTTCTGGTGCTGATCGGCGGGTTCTTCGGGGTCAAGGCCCTGGTGGATAACGGCAAGGTGAGCGGAGCCAGCGCCCGCTTTATTCAATTATTAAACGAGGGGCAGGTAGACGCTGCCCGGGAGTATCTGGACACCGAGGTGGCAGGCATGGGCGCGCTGCACGAGCGCACGGTGCAGCAGATCACCCAGCACTTAAACGCCAAGGTGGAGGCTTTTAGCGCCCTGGCGCGCAAGGACATCGACAAAGAGGACGCGGCGCTGAGCGATGTGCCGGCGGACCTAGCCGCGCTGGACCGCTTCCCGGACCTGGTGAGCGCCAAGGTGCACTCCGAGCTGCAGGGTGCCGTGCAGCAGTATATCAGCGAGCAGCTGCCCTATGAGCAGATGGCCCGCTTTATCCAAAACTACCGGCTGCTGCCCTTTGCAGGCGAGCTGTGCGACGAATACAGCGCCCAGGCCGCGGCCTATTACGAATCCCGCGACCATTATGAAAAGGGCATGGCGGCCAGCGACAGCGGGGACTACGCCACCGCCGTGGAGGAACTGGCCTTGGTGATCCCCGAGGATGCGGCCTATTACGGCAAGGCCCAGGAGGTGCAGGCGGTCAACCTTGAAAAGCTGCTGCCCAGCGCCATGGCCGAGAGCGAAAAGCTGTACCAGGCCGGGGATTACGAGGGGGCTTACGCGCTGGTAGAGCGGGCGGCGGCCTTTTTCCCCAACGATACGGCGCTGCAAAACCGGGTGAACGACTATAAAAACGCGCTGGAGCAGTACGAGGAATCCCTGGTGAGCTATTCAGGCCCGGTGGAGCACGTGTTCACCCACTGCCTGATCGCCTACCCCGAGATCTGCTACTCCAGCCCCGAGATGATGAAATCCCTGGATACCGACTGTTTGACGCCCAAGGAGTTCACCAAGATCATCCAGTCCTTATACGACAAGGGCTATATTTTGATCGACATCAACGCCCTGGTGGGCAAGAGTGAAGAGCAGGACGGCAAGATCTACGTGAGCGACCTGAAGCTGCCCAAGGGCAAAAAGCCGCTGGTGCTCTCGGTGGACGACGTGGTGTACGACGCGCGCAAGGCCGGCACCGGCATGGTGGACAAGCTGATCCTGGACAGCGAGGGCAACATCGCCACCTACACCAAGCACGCCGACGGCACCGAGGAGGTGCGCTACGACAACGAGGTCTTCCCCATTATCGACGCGTTCGTCAAAGAGCACCCGGATTTCTCCTTTAAAGGCGCCAAGGGCACGCTGTTTTTGACGGGCTTCCAGGGCATACTGGGTTACCGCACCCAGCACGACAGCCCGCTGGACCGGGAGGCGGAGATCGAGGCGGTAAAGCCGGTGATCGCGCGGCTGAAGGAGACCGGGTGGAACTTTGGCTCCCACTCCTATGGGCACGGGCATATGGAGCAGAAGTACGACCTTGAAAAGATGAAGGACGACACCCAGAAGTGGCACGACGAGGTGGAATCCCTGGTGGGCGAGACGCAGGTATTCGCCTATCCCTATGGGGAAAAGGTGACCTACGGCTCGGAGAAGTGGCAGGTCTTGTACGACGACGGGTTCCGCATCTTCTGCGGCGTGGGCCCCAAGCCCTACCTGAAGCTGGAGAAGAACGGCGACGCCCTGTTCCAGGACCGCCGGCCCTTTGACGGGTATTCCCTACGCAACTCCCGCGAGCGCAACCTGGACCTGTTTGACGCCAATGAAGTGATCGACTCGGTGCGTCCGGCCACCGCGCCCTAA
- a CDS encoding Gfo/Idh/MocA family protein produces the protein MAKVKPVKVGLIGSGAISYTYLTNLTNTFSIIDMVGCSDLIPERSKARSELFGIRQMTNEEILNDPEIEIVVNTTQITFHTEVTKMILDAGKNVYSEKMMGCSFEDAKANIEYAKSKGLLIGAAPDTYMGAAHQTARKLIDDGWIGDPIMAQAFVLRPNRPASLAAEPDRANFGGAGTTMPYDMGGYYINALLNLLGPVKRVSGYAGSRADRVYTNPMHPNFREPIKVYPGPTSIMGCLEFHNGCWGNLVVMGESYEKEIPRIEIYGTKGWISVPDPNMFGGYGNDVYITLSGNEGTFKMPFTHGYGDTDPSLPTTSGKPEPCYNSRRGIGVADMAWALRDGRTPRQSAEQALHAVEIVTSIEKSCRENVVCELTTKPAQPAALPCGFITGDDMEAALAF, from the coding sequence ATGGCAAAAGTGAAACCAGTCAAAGTCGGCCTCATCGGTTCGGGCGCGATCAGCTATACGTACCTGACCAACCTGACGAACACCTTCTCCATCATCGATATGGTGGGCTGTTCGGACCTGATCCCGGAGCGGAGCAAGGCCCGCAGCGAGCTGTTCGGCATCCGGCAGATGACCAATGAAGAGATCTTGAACGATCCTGAGATCGAGATCGTGGTCAACACCACGCAGATCACCTTCCATACGGAAGTGACCAAGATGATCCTGGATGCGGGCAAGAACGTCTATTCCGAAAAGATGATGGGCTGCTCCTTTGAGGATGCCAAGGCCAACATCGAATATGCCAAGAGCAAGGGCCTGCTCATCGGCGCGGCGCCGGATACCTACATGGGCGCTGCCCACCAGACCGCCCGCAAGCTGATCGACGACGGTTGGATCGGCGATCCCATCATGGCCCAGGCCTTCGTGCTGCGGCCCAACCGCCCGGCCAGCCTGGCTGCCGAGCCGGATCGCGCCAACTTCGGCGGCGCCGGCACCACCATGCCTTACGACATGGGCGGCTATTACATCAACGCTCTGCTCAACCTGCTTGGGCCCGTCAAGCGCGTGTCCGGTTATGCCGGCAGCCGTGCGGATCGGGTATATACCAATCCTATGCATCCCAACTTCCGCGAGCCCATCAAGGTCTATCCGGGGCCCACGTCTATCATGGGCTGCCTGGAGTTCCACAACGGCTGCTGGGGCAACCTGGTGGTCATGGGCGAGAGCTATGAGAAAGAGATTCCGCGCATCGAGATCTACGGCACCAAGGGCTGGATCTCCGTGCCCGACCCGAACATGTTCGGCGGCTACGGCAACGATGTGTACATCACCCTGTCCGGCAACGAAGGCACCTTCAAGATGCCCTTCACCCACGGCTATGGGGATACCGATCCGTCTCTGCCCACCACCAGCGGCAAGCCGGAGCCCTGCTACAACTCCCGCCGCGGCATCGGCGTGGCGGATATGGCTTGGGCCCTGCGCGATGGACGCACCCCGCGTCAGAGCGCCGAGCAGGCCCTGCACGCTGTGGAGATCGTCACCTCCATTGAGAAGAGCTGCCGCGAGAACGTGGTGTGCGAGCTGACCACCAAACCGGCCCAGCCCGCGGCACTGCCCTGCGGCTTCATCACCGGCGACGATATGGAGGCCGCTCTGGCTTTCTAA